The genome window ACAACGTTAAACCGCCCAAGAACTTATGAAGGTCATTTATTCCAATTAAGATTGATATCCAGGTTGGTTTATAACTTAGCACGTCATCGTCCCATCTATCTAGGAGGTCAATTACAGTATTTCCACTTATACCGGAATTTATGACGGTAATTTTTATCTCAGGATATTTAGCTAACATAAGATTATAAAAAAGATTGACATACCCGTACCCTAAAGGAGCGTTGATTGACTTTCCACTATCGGTTATACTATCTCCAGCAAAAACTACAATGTCTCCATCAGTTAATCTCAAGGTAGGTCACAGATAGCATAATTTAACTCGTTAATATATAAATCTATTTTGCTAAAAACCCTCTTTAATTAATAACGGATGAAGCTAGTTAAAAATGTCTCTAAATTGTGTATCACTATTTTAAAAGTAACGTAGTTAGTTATTGCGTAATCCTAAAATGGGATGACAATTTATGTGCTAGATACACCAGTGGAAGAAAGCTTTATATTTTGAAGAGAAATGCATACGTTGACGAAGGATGGAAGTAATAAGGATTTACGAGGGATACGGCGTTTACAAAGTAGTTATTGGAGAACCATTTCCTCCAATTGAATTCCAATTTGAGCAAAAGGTAACATCAAATAAATCCTTATCAGAGTTGGGTCTAACAGTTATTAAACAAGATAACAAGGTTATTATCGAGAAATCATTAGATTTGAAAGAGCACATTGTAGGATTGGGCGAGAAGGCATTTGAATTAGATAGAAAGAGGAAAAGGTATGTAATGTACAACGTTGACGCTGGTGCTTATAAGAAATATCAAGATCCACTTTACGTTAGTATACCCTTCTTTATATCAGTGAAGGATGGGACTGCGACTGGCTACTTCTTCAACTCGGCTTCTAAGGTAATTTTCGATATAGGACTTGAGGAATATGACAAGATAATCGTGACAATTCCAGAGGACTCAGTGGAGTTTTATGTAATTGAGGGGCCAAGAATCGAGGACGTTATTGAAAGGTACACGGAACTAACAGGGAGACCTCTCCTACCTCCTATGTGGGCTTTAGGTTATATGATATCACGTTATTCTTACTACCCCCAAGATAAGGTTGTTGAGATAGTTAATTTAATGCAAAAGGAGGGTTTTAGAGTAGCTGGAGTATTCTTAGACATTCACTACATGGATTCTTACAAATTATTTACGTGGCATCCTAATAGGTTCCCAGAACCTAAAAAGATGATAGATGAGTTACATAGGAGAAACGTTAAGTTAATTACAATAGTTGACCACGGAATAAGGGTTGATCAGAACTATTCACCATTTCTTTCCGGGATAGGAAAATTCTGTGAGATTGATAACGGTGAAATATTTGTAGGTAAAATGTGGCCTGGAACTACTGTTTATCCTGACTTCTTTAGGGAAGATACTAGAGAATGGTGGGCGAGGTTAATTTCCGAATGGTTATCACAAGGAGTTGATGGTATTTGGCTAGACATGAATGAACCAACAGACTTCTCTAGGGCTATTGAGATAAGAGATATTTTATCGTCACTACCCGTACAGTTTAGAGATGATAGACTTATAACCACCTTTCCAGATAACGTAATTCACTACTTGAGGGGAAAAAGAGTTAAACATGAAAAAGTTAGAAACGCTTATCCTTTATATGAGGCTATGGCAACGTTCGAGGGATTTAGGAAGAGTGGTAGGAACGAGATATTTATTTTAAGTAGAGCAGGTTATGCTGGAATACAAAGATACGCATTTATCTGGACTGGTGATAATACCCCTTCATGGGATGATTTGAAGCTTCAACTACAATTAGTTCTCGGCTTATCGATTTCTGGTGTACCTTTTGTTGGCTGTGATATAGGTGGATTTCAAGGCAGGAATTTTGCGGAAATTGACAACTCTTTAGACTTGTTAGTAAGGTATTATAGTCTTGCTCTGTTCTTCCCCTTCTATAGGTCACATAAGGCTACTGATGGTATAGACACAGAACCAGTTTTCCTGCCAGAGTACCATAAAAAGAAAATAAAGGAAATCGTAGAGTTGAGGTATAAGTTCTTACCCTATATTTACTCCTTAGCGTTAGAGGCTAGTGAAAAGGGACATCCTATTGTTAGACCCCTATTTTATGAGTTCCAAGATGACGATGACATGTATAAAATTGAAGACGAGTATATGGTTGGTAAGTATCTACTTTATGCTCCAATTATAAGCAAGGAGGAGAGTAGGTTAGTAACATTACCTAGAGGTAAGTGGTATAATTACTGGAATGGTGAGATAATACAAGGTAAGAGTGTTGTTAAGTCTACTCATGATTTGCCAATTTACTTAAGAGAAGGTTCAATAATCCCACTAGAAAATGACGAGCTAATAGTTTACGGTGAGACCTCGTTCAAACGTTATGATAAAGTTGAAATTATCTCCTCAAGTAGTGAAATTAGGTTTTCAAAGGAGGTTTATATTTCTAAGCTAACTTTCATATCAGAGAAACCAGTGAGCGAGATAACATTTGACGATGGTAAGGCAATTCAAGTAGAGAAGATTATGCAGAATACTTACGTTGCTAGGATTAATCAAAAAGTTAAGGGAAAGATTACCTTAGAGTAATTTTTTCACGTAATCTAAGGACTTAACTATGCCCGGAATTGGGTTTTCGGAATCTGGCTCGTATTCTATCATCAGCGGAATATCCAAATTTAATTCTTTTACCTTACTTATAACCCCCTTCACATCCAAAACCCCACTACCCACAATCACGTCCTCTCCCTTATAATTTACATCTTTAACGTGAATGTCGTGAATTCTTTCCCTTAACGTGGTTATTGCCTCAATTGGATTCTCACCATATCTAAATAAGTGAGCTAGATCAAGGCACATTCCTACTCTACGATCTAAACTTTTTGTGAACTCGTAAATCCTCTTATAAGATCCCCATCTATGGGTGGGACCATGATTATGTATCGCAACTTTAATATCGTATTCCTTAGCTAGGTCGCTTATTAAGTTAAGGGAATCCTCATCTGGATCCGCAGTTATTACCTCAATTTCACCCTTGTTTGCGAAGTCGAAAATGCTTCTTAGCTCTTTTTCGTCTCTTTTTAAATGATTAACCCCATGGGCGATAACTTTGACTCCGTTTTCTTTATGTAAATTGATTATATCCTCAATACTATTAGAAGAGGGAGGTAAGTGTCTTGGAAACGCCTCAACGTAGGATATTCCCAAACTAGAGATTACCTTTAAAGCATTATCATAAGTTAATTTTCTAAGTGAATAACTTTGAATTCCGAGTTTCATAAGTTAGAGGAACACGTATTTGATATTTAAATTTAGCTTTAACTTGTTAACCAAAAAATTATTAAAGAGTAGTAGTCACTGTTCAACTTTTTTGAGATATAGAATAGTTTTAAAAAATAAAGAAAGTTATGAGAGAAGTTCTTAATTTTAATCAGATAATCATTATGAATAATAAAAAAGATTATACTACAATCCTAAAATCTAAGGGCAGTTTCATCACTTGTTTGTTAACTGAGGAAAGGTAAACAGCTTTTATCACCTCTAAGCTTTTCATGCCCTCCTTTCCACTTATCGGAAAATCCTTATCTTGCGATAAAGCCCTTAGGAAATCTCTAAACAACTCCTTATGCAAATTACCTGGTTGAGTGATTGTTTCCTTTTTATGCTCAATGCTCACCTTAGACTCCTCAACCTTATCCTCAATTGTCACTGTTGACAATTTATCGTCAAGTATTTCCACAAACCCGTTATTTCCATGTATCCTAATCTTTCTATACTGGTGAGTAGTAGGTTTCATGGAGACAGTTTGAGAAATTGTGCCTAGTGCACCGTTCTTATATCTTATAATGGCAACTGCGGTATCCTCAACTTCAATTTCTTCATGAGTCAAATTGTCAACAAATCCAGATACCTCCTCTACATCTCCATTTAACCATATCATTAAATCGATAGTGTGTATGCCTTGATTTGTCATAACTCCCCCTCCCTCAGTATTCCACATCCCTCTCCAACTTCTAGCTATCTCATCTCTTTTATAATATCCCTTCATATCACGATACCATTTCAATTCCGACTCAACCAGATATATTCTACCAAGCTCCTTCAAGATTTCGTTCTTTAACCTCCTAATGTCCGGAGCGTATCTTTCTTGGAATATAACTCCTAGTTTAACTCCGTTTCTCTCAGCTCTACTTATCATTTCCTTAGCTCCAGCTAGGGTAGTAGCCATTGGCTTTTCGACTATTACATGTTTTCCATATTCCATCGCTAAAATAGCTTGAGGTGCGTGTAAATAAGAGGGTGTTGCTATGGTAATGAGATCAACATCTGGGTTTCTTAACGCATCATCTATGGTGGTATAATACGTTATACCGTAATCACTTCCTATTTTCTCTGCAATTCCCTTAACTTGATCCACTACTGCAACAAGTTTTACTAATTCTGTTTCCTTTTCTAACTCCTTTAATACTTTTACGTGAGTTTTACCTATTGAACCTAAGCCTACAACGGCTATACCAAATCTCTTTTGCATGAATAAAGAGTGAGGTATGAAAATAAATAGTCTTCACAACGAGTATGGTTTCATACTAAGGTGAAAATGATCTTATGGAAAGCAAAAAATCAGCAAAATTAAGAGGAACACATGATATAAAAGCTTAGTCTCATCGATTAATAGTTTATTATTTAGGGATATACAAGGAAGGTAAGGGGAAAAGCTAATTAAGCCAAAACTCATCTTTGAAATTTTATAGGACATAGTACTGCATATCCCTTATCGTTCCGTTAATGTAATGGCTAATTTTTTTTAAGATATTGAACTGTTTTAGTAGTTAAAACTTTTACGTATAATATTTATATACCCCCTCGTGAAAAGAGTTTAATAGTGGGGATATAGTGAGACGCGATTTCTTGATCAAAAGGGGTATATACTACATCATAGTATGGTTTGTTGGAATTTCAATTGATTTCGTACTTCCTAGATTAATACCTGGCAGTGCACTTGCAAGTATAATATATGGTAGGATTGGTGGTGCAGGAGCCAATTATGGACAAGACATTCAACAAGAGATTCAAATTCTTGTTCAGCAAATGGGTTTAGCTCAATATCAACAACCTCTTTATATTCAATATTTTAATTATTTAAAAGAAGTAGTCACACTTAATTTTGGCCCTTCGTTATCTGAATTCCCAGTATCTGTTAGCACGATTATAACTGAGGCGGCCCCTTGGACATTTGGAATAGTAATACCCGCTATCGTTGCTTCTTTCTTTATAGGTAATTTGCTAGGCAGGGCAGCAGCTTTGTCTAGAGGTAAAATAGGCGACTATGCAATACTAGCTGTCACCATGTTTTTATATACGTTTCCGGTTTTTGTTACCGGAGAGATTCTTATAGAAGTATTAGCAGTTAACTTTCACATATTCCCTTCAGGAGGACAGTATAATACCTTTCAATTTTTGAAACCAACTTTAAGTTTGCCCTTTGTATGGTCCGTAATATATCATGCAATATTACCCACGTTAACCTTAGTCCTCTTCTCTTTGGCGGGTTGGATAATGGGGATGAGGAATAATATGATACCTATTTTACAAGAGGATTATATGAATTACTATAGGCTAATGGGAGTATCAGAGAGAGTGATTGCAAGTAAGGCCTATAGGTTGGCATTACTACCTAACTTTACCAGTTTTGCGATATCGTTAGGGTACTCCGTATTAGGAGCTGTAGTGATAGAGTATTTATTTAACTATGCAGGTTTAGGTTATTTCTTTAATCAAGCCATTACCGGTTTGGATTACCCATTGTTAAGTGGAATATTTTTTATGCTAGTTACTGCAATGGTACTGAGTAATTTCGTAGCTGACATAATCTATACAATGATAGATCCTAGGACTAGTCAAGAGGAGACCGAGGGTATGTAAGATGGCTAGTAGAAAGTTAAGTACTTTTAATTTAAAAATAGATAAGTACGGTCCAGTTTATAATCTAATAAGAGGTGTGTGGGAACAAAGAGTAGCAAGGGTGGGATTTTATATACTTTTAGGAATAATAGTATTTTCCATAATAGGTGTATTCTATACTCCATATAATCCTAGTGCGACTAACTTTCCTAGGGATCTACCACCCTCGCCTCAACATCTTTTAGGCACAGATGACTATGGTCATGACATCTTCTCTCAACTTTTAGTGGGGGGATTTCCAGTAATTGGAGTAGGTCTAGCTGTTGGATTAATAGGTACGCTAATAGCTATCCTCATAGGAGTAACTTCTGGGTTGTATGCTGAGACAACGATTGATAGAATATTAAGTGCAATAACACAAATTTTCTTAATAATACCCGGTATTTTGATTATCGAATTAATAGGTGCATATCTGGGGGCAATACAATTTAAATTAGGCTACACGGTAATTTTATTCGCTCTTTCATCAACAGGTTGGGCGTGGGGATCAAGGGTTATGAGGTCTTTAGTGTTATCATTAAGAAGAAGAGAATATATATTGTCTTCTGAGCTTATTGGGGAGTCTAAGTTAAGTGTAATTTTCAATCAAATAATACCTAATAATCTACCGTTCATAGCGTCAAACTTCTTCTTTACTGCGATTTACGGCATAACTGGCTTTACGTTTATTTATTATTTCGGATTGGGTAGTCTGACACAGGTTAACTGGGGGACTATGCTTTATTGGTCTTTAGGAGGAGAGGCCTATTTAAGAGGACTATGGTGGTGGTACATTCCTCCTGGACTTATGATTGGTTTAGTAGCGTTTTCATTTGCTCTAATAAATATAGGAATTGATAGAGTAGCTAATCCAAGGCTAAGAATATGGGACGTAAAGAAGTATATGAAGAAGATAGAAAAGGCAAAAGAGAAAGAGGAGGTGGTGAGTAGATGAGTGAAGTTTCAATATCTGTAAAAGACTTAAATGTAGGTTACTTATCGGACTATGGTATAATAAAAGTCCTAAGAAATGTAAGTATTGACATTCCAGAAAGGAAGATAACAGGGATAGCAGGAGAATCAGGTTCTGGAAAGTCCACTCTCGCAACAACAATAATGGGATTTATAAACCCCCATTATACGTAGAGAGGGGTAGTATAATTGTAGATGACAAATACGATATTCTCTCAATGTCTAAAGACGAGCTAAATAAAATAAGAGGAAGCTTAATATCTTACGTTCCTCAAGCCGCTCAAAACTCGCTTAACCCGATTAGAAAGGTTAAAGAAACTTTTACAGATATCTTAAAAGCTAAAGGAATGGACTACTATGCTAACATTAACGTTGTATATAATGCATTGGAAGAGGTAGGGTTAACTGATAGGCAAGTATTAGATATGTATCCTTTTCAGTTATCTGGCGGTATGAAACAGAGGGTTGTAATCGCGATTTCACTCCTATTAAATCCAAAAATAATTATAATGGATGAACCTACTACTGGTTTGGATGTGGTAGTGCAATATGAAATCCTCAAATTATTAAAGAAGATACAAAAGGAGAAGGATCTAACACTGGTAATTATAAGTCATGACATAGCAATGCTATTCCAAATATCAGATTACATAGCTGTAATGTACGGTGGGCAAATAGTGGAATACGGTAAGTATAATACGTTGTTAGAGGAAGCGTATCATCCCTACACTTACCTTTTACTTAGTAGCGTACCTACAGTTAGATCTAGAGGGAAGAAAATACCTAGAATTCCGGGAGATTTTGAAGGTTTTATAAGATACCCTAAGGGCTGTGTCTTTTCTTCGAGATGTCCCTTCGTCACTAGTTCATGCAAAGAAGCTCCACCTCAAACCGTAGCATATGATAAGTTTGGATTTTATAAGTGCATCAGATATCCGGAATGGAGAAATGAGGTGAAAAAAGCTTATGAGTTATAGTCTTATTCAGCTAAGACATGTATACAAAGACTTCATAGTTAGAAAGGGCGTTTTTAGGAAAGAGCACAGACCGGGTATATGGGATGTGAATATGGATATAAGAAGGAATGAGATAGTGGGAATGGTTGGAGGAAGCGGTGGAGGTAAGACAGTAATAGCTTGGATGATAGTGGGGTTATTGAAACCTACAAAAGGTTCAATAATTTATACTCCCATGAATCTAGATATTACCAAAGCAAATAAAAAACAACTGAAACAGTATAGAGCAGATGTTCAACTAGTTTTTCAAGATCCCTATTCCTCACTAGACCCAGCTCACACAGTTAAATGGCATATAGAAAGGCCATTAAAGATATACAAATATAAAGGCGATATTGAAGAGAGAGTAAAAGAGTTACTGAGAGAGGTCGCACTAACTCCTCCAGAAGACTTTCTTAATAAGTATCCATTCCAACTCTCCGGAGGTCAAAGACAAAGAGTCTACTTAGCTAGAGTATTGGCGCTAAATCCTAAAGTGTTGATTGCTGATGAGCCAGTGTCAAACGTAGATGCTTCAATAAGGGCATCTCTACTTGACTTATTTAAGCGGTTAAGAGACGAGAAAGGGATATCAATTATGTATATTACTCACGATATTGCTACCATTGGATATGTGGCTGATAGGGTATATGTAGTTAAGAATGGAAGGATAGTAGAAGAGGGCGATGTGGAAACTATTATTTCTCACCCAAAACACGAATATACAAGGCTATTGATAGAAGCAGTACCAGATCCCTATAAAAGAATAGAATAGTATATTTTTTATTTTTCAATATTCTTAGGTTTAGTCGATAATTACTTTGAAATCGATTAATAGATTGTATCACAGATTAGATTGCAAGGAAATTGTGATTTTAGCTGTTAAGAAAGCTTTATATACCTCCCAAGAATTATTACAAATTGATAAAGTGATAGATATGAAAAAGTATAAGGTAATTTCTACTCTAATATCTATCTTAATGTTAATAAGTATAGGAGTGTTCGCAACCCCAATAATAGGGCAACAAACATCAGTGCAACCTGAAGGAAGTATGGTAGTCGTAGCTTCGCCCGTAGGAACATGGCAAGATAACTTTAACCCATGGAACGACCCAAACAATCCAGCATATATGGGATTATGGCTTATTTATGAACCTCTTGCATTAGCTAATCCACTAAATGGCGAGATTATTCCTTGGTTGGCTACTAATTGGACGTGGACTACTGGTTATGTTAACACTTCAAGCGGAAAAGTGCAAACACTAGCATTAATATTGTACTTGAGGCATGACGTTTACTTCACAGATGGTACGCCATTTAATGCGACAGCAGTGTGGTACACTATAGGATTAGAACAAGCATATCCACAACTAGGGCAATTAGCTGGAGATGTTGCTAATATGACAATAATAAACCCATACGAATTGGAAATAGTATTCAAACCTGGACAAACACCCATAATTTTGTATACTGTTTTAGCACAGTGGATTGTTGATCCAGTACAGTGGGGTAAACTATTCCCAATAGAGCAATTACCAAATGGAACATTTATTGCATTAAATAAAACCGGGAATCCCTTCACTTGGCCAAACCCTAACCCAATAGGTACCGGACCATATATGCTATATAGTTACAGCCCACAGCAAATAGTACTAGTAGCTAACCCACACTACTGGATGCCAGGAGAACCAAGAATAAAATACATCTTATTCCCAGCATATGCAAGCAATGTCCCAGCTGATACTGCACTAAATAACGGACAAATAACGTGGGCTGGACTTTTTGAACCCAATATTCAACAAGAATTCGTAGCTAAAGATCCAGCACACTATCATTATTATTTCGCTCCAAGCTCCCCACAAATGGTTTTATTTAATAATATGAGGTGGCCTTTGACTGACCCAGTTTTGAGACAAGCAATATACATGGCTATCAATAGAACAGCAGTATACTATTTAGGTGAATATGGGTACGAGCCTCCGACTTCTACTCCATTACCCTTACCAGAGCAAATGTTGAATGTTCTGAATTCCACTGTTTTACAAATGGCTGAGTCTATGGCGCCACCTCAAGGTAATGTAACTGCTGCTTTACAGCTACTTGAATCTCACGGGTACAAACTCGTTAATGGGCAATTGATAGCGCCAAATGGTACACCAGTACCAACCATGACGATCATGGCTCCAGCTGGATGGACAGACTGGGATGCAGACCTAGCAATAATAGCCCAAGACTTGAAACAAATAGGTATAACTGTACAAGTACAAACACCACCATTCTCCACATGGTACAACTACATGCAAACTGGAAACTACTGGATGGGAATGATATGGGACCTGATAACTGGTCCTGCTCCAATATTCTATTTTCAAGGATATTTGTGGAATTGGTGGAATTCCCCGGGTAACGTTACGCCAATAGGAAATACAACTTACTACAACATGGAGAGGTTTAACTTAACAACCAGACTAGCACCTTCTTCACCACCAGCAAACATGTTAGTATATTACGCATGGGGCAACTTGACCAACCCAGAAGTAGAGAACAAACTAATAAACGACATGGCATTATTATGGCTAAAATACATGCCAGCGTTTGGTCCGGTCTATGGTGCTAACTGGTATGAGTATGTTAATAATACTGTTACTGGCTGGCCAACTGCGCAAAACTATTACTGGCCTGGTCCACCATGGGAAAGTACTGGAGTAACACCTTTACCGGTAGTTTTGGCTTTGCATTTGGTTAATCAGTCTGTTCCAGAGCCTTGGTGGTATTACACTTCACAAGTTCCCTCAAGCTGGTATACTTCTAATGATCCATTCGTATATCAAACTACAACTACAACTAGTACTACTACAAGCACGTCTACTACTACAAGTACTACTACGTCTACTACAACTAGTACTGTAACTACTACGAGTGTTTCAACTACTACTAGTGTTTCCACATCTGTGAGTACTACTACAGCTACTGTAACTACTACTGTTAGTTCGTCATCCAATACTGCATTGTACGCTATAATAGCTGTTGTTATAATAGTTATAGTAATAGTCGCAGTTATACTAGGCCTAAGAAGAAGATGAAATAAGAAAAATAATAATTTTTTATTTTATTAATTTATCCCCATTTTATTTTAACTTTTATTTCTCCCGGAAGTTTATCTCTAAGGCTACTTATAACTTCCCTTTCATCATTTATACTAATGATTTTTGTTATCATCTTGCTAGTAGTCTTCGGCCATAATGATTTCCATGATGCTAGATGAATAAGCGCTTGTTGAAAGTGTGGTTTTTGACCATTATCTAGGCCTATTATGACTCTATTGTTTATCACAAAATCCTGCACGGTTTTATAGTCTAAAGAGAAGGTGTCATACCTAGGGAAGCCAAAAAGACCTAATACTCCATTAATTTGGAGTAAGGGAACTAACTGTTGTATTATTGACGCAGAAGCTCCTGTAGTATCAATTATTAGGTCGAATTTACCTACATCTTTGGCTAACTTCTCATATCCACTAGCCGAATTATAAAAGAGAATTCGAGGCTCCTCAAGTATATCTTTCTCATTATCTAATAACTCTCTACGATTTGCTATCCATACTTGAAATCCGTATGTTCTCAGAACTAGTGAAAATAAGATACCGGTTGGTCCTGTGCCAACTATTAACGCTTTTCTACAGTTTAGGGTCCCATCATCGCATGTCCATATTGGGACTCTCTTTTGTGTTGTGAGTACTGACTCAACTGATTTTTCTATATCAGCTAAGGGTTGAGCTAAAATAGCTATGTCCTTTATTTCTGGGGGAATTTTTACTAAGTATTTGGGATCATCATACATGTATTCTCTCATAAATCCGTCTAATCCTTTAGTACCAGCAACTAAACCTTCTCCAGTTTCGCAGAAGTCTGGTCTGCCAACTAAACAGTTTAGACATTTTCCGCACCCCCTCTTATTTATAGGCATAACTAGTTCACCTTCCTCCAAACCATAACCACCAACTTCTACTACACCAATAGCTTCATGACCTAGGATAAGCTCATCTTTACCAGGTGGGGGTTTAACGTTTGTTCTTTTACCACTTACTATCTCTCTATCAGTTCCGCAAATTCCATTTTCCAGAATCTTTAATTTAACTAGTCCGACTGTATTTAATTTATCCTCATCAATTTTCACATCTTTAATTTCAACCCCAGGGTTTGGGGGTTTTACTACTATTGCCTTCATATTCTAGTTTCCCTCTTGTCGTAAGTATATAATCTTTATGGATAAATTGTTCAAGTTAAAAATTTGTAACTCTGTAATCCTTTGATATTTATCTTTACAGTAAACATTCTTCCGGCAAGAGGTTCACCTCCCCTGCTCATAGTAGTTATAAATAATTGATTCATTTCTGGACCACCAAAAGTGACTGAAGAAACGTAAAGTACTGGAAGTTTTATTTCAAATACTTTTTCTCCATTCTTCGGATTCCACCTAGT of Sulfolobus sp. E5-1-F contains these proteins:
- the malA gene encoding alpha-glucosidase MalA translates to MEVIRIYEGYGVYKVVIGEPFPPIEFQFEQKVTSNKSLSELGLTVIKQDNKVIIEKSLDLKEHIVGLGEKAFELDRKRKRYVMYNVDAGAYKKYQDPLYVSIPFFISVKDGTATGYFFNSASKVIFDIGLEEYDKIIVTIPEDSVEFYVIEGPRIEDVIERYTELTGRPLLPPMWALGYMISRYSYYPQDKVVEIVNLMQKEGFRVAGVFLDIHYMDSYKLFTWHPNRFPEPKKMIDELHRRNVKLITIVDHGIRVDQNYSPFLSGIGKFCEIDNGEIFVGKMWPGTTVYPDFFREDTREWWARLISEWLSQGVDGIWLDMNEPTDFSRAIEIRDILSSLPVQFRDDRLITTFPDNVIHYLRGKRVKHEKVRNAYPLYEAMATFEGFRKSGRNEIFILSRAGYAGIQRYAFIWTGDNTPSWDDLKLQLQLVLGLSISGVPFVGCDIGGFQGRNFAEIDNSLDLLVRYYSLALFFPFYRSHKATDGIDTEPVFLPEYHKKKIKEIVELRYKFLPYIYSLALEASEKGHPIVRPLFYEFQDDDDMYKIEDEYMVGKYLLYAPIISKEESRLVTLPRGKWYNYWNGEIIQGKSVVKSTHDLPIYLREGSIIPLENDELIVYGETSFKRYDKVEIISSSSEIRFSKEVYISKLTFISEKPVSEITFDDGKAIQVEKIMQNTYVARINQKVKGKITLE
- a CDS encoding sugar phosphate isomerase/epimerase family protein produces the protein MKLGIQSYSLRKLTYDNALKVISSLGISYVEAFPRHLPPSSNSIEDIINLHKENGVKVIAHGVNHLKRDEKELRSIFDFANKGEIEVITADPDEDSLNLISDLAKEYDIKVAIHNHGPTHRWGSYKRIYEFTKSLDRRVGMCLDLAHLFRYGENPIEAITTLRERIHDIHVKDVNYKGEDVIVGSGVLDVKGVISKVKELNLDIPLMIEYEPDSENPIPGIVKSLDYVKKLL
- a CDS encoding Gfo/Idh/MocA family protein; its protein translation is MQKRFGIAVVGLGSIGKTHVKVLKELEKETELVKLVAVVDQVKGIAEKIGSDYGITYYTTIDDALRNPDVDLITIATPSYLHAPQAILAMEYGKHVIVEKPMATTLAGAKEMISRAERNGVKLGVIFQERYAPDIRRLKNEILKELGRIYLVESELKWYRDMKGYYKRDEIARSWRGMWNTEGGGVMTNQGIHTIDLMIWLNGDVEEVSGFVDNLTHEEIEVEDTAVAIIRYKNGALGTISQTVSMKPTTHQYRKIRIHGNNGFVEILDDKLSTVTIEDKVEESKVSIEHKKETITQPGNLHKELFRDFLRALSQDKDFPISGKEGMKSLEVIKAVYLSSVNKQVMKLPLDFRIVV
- a CDS encoding ABC transporter permease; translation: MRRDFLIKRGIYYIIVWFVGISIDFVLPRLIPGSALASIIYGRIGGAGANYGQDIQQEIQILVQQMGLAQYQQPLYIQYFNYLKEVVTLNFGPSLSEFPVSVSTIITEAAPWTFGIVIPAIVASFFIGNLLGRAAALSRGKIGDYAILAVTMFLYTFPVFVTGEILIEVLAVNFHIFPSGGQYNTFQFLKPTLSLPFVWSVIYHAILPTLTLVLFSLAGWIMGMRNNMIPILQEDYMNYYRLMGVSERVIASKAYRLALLPNFTSFAISLGYSVLGAVVIEYLFNYAGLGYFFNQAITGLDYPLLSGIFFMLVTAMVLSNFVADIIYTMIDPRTSQEETEGM
- a CDS encoding ABC transporter permease; translated protein: MASRKLSTFNLKIDKYGPVYNLIRGVWEQRVARVGFYILLGIIVFSIIGVFYTPYNPSATNFPRDLPPSPQHLLGTDDYGHDIFSQLLVGGFPVIGVGLAVGLIGTLIAILIGVTSGLYAETTIDRILSAITQIFLIIPGILIIELIGAYLGAIQFKLGYTVILFALSSTGWAWGSRVMRSLVLSLRRREYILSSELIGESKLSVIFNQIIPNNLPFIASNFFFTAIYGITGFTFIYYFGLGSLTQVNWGTMLYWSLGGEAYLRGLWWWYIPPGLMIGLVAFSFALINIGIDRVANPRLRIWDVKKYMKKIEKAKEKEEVVSR
- a CDS encoding ABC transporter ATP-binding protein, producing MSYSLIQLRHVYKDFIVRKGVFRKEHRPGIWDVNMDIRRNEIVGMVGGSGGGKTVIAWMIVGLLKPTKGSIIYTPMNLDITKANKKQLKQYRADVQLVFQDPYSSLDPAHTVKWHIERPLKIYKYKGDIEERVKELLREVALTPPEDFLNKYPFQLSGGQRQRVYLARVLALNPKVLIADEPVSNVDASIRASLLDLFKRLRDEKGISIMYITHDIATIGYVADRVYVVKNGRIVEEGDVETIISHPKHEYTRLLIEAVPDPYKRIE
- a CDS encoding ABC transporter substrate-binding protein; its protein translation is MKKYKVISTLISILMLISIGVFATPIIGQQTSVQPEGSMVVVASPVGTWQDNFNPWNDPNNPAYMGLWLIYEPLALANPLNGEIIPWLATNWTWTTGYVNTSSGKVQTLALILYLRHDVYFTDGTPFNATAVWYTIGLEQAYPQLGQLAGDVANMTIINPYELEIVFKPGQTPIILYTVLAQWIVDPVQWGKLFPIEQLPNGTFIALNKTGNPFTWPNPNPIGTGPYMLYSYSPQQIVLVANPHYWMPGEPRIKYILFPAYASNVPADTALNNGQITWAGLFEPNIQQEFVAKDPAHYHYYFAPSSPQMVLFNNMRWPLTDPVLRQAIYMAINRTAVYYLGEYGYEPPTSTPLPLPEQMLNVLNSTVLQMAESMAPPQGNVTAALQLLESHGYKLVNGQLIAPNGTPVPTMTIMAPAGWTDWDADLAIIAQDLKQIGITVQVQTPPFSTWYNYMQTGNYWMGMIWDLITGPAPIFYFQGYLWNWWNSPGNVTPIGNTTYYNMERFNLTTRLAPSSPPANMLVYYAWGNLTNPEVENKLINDMALLWLKYMPAFGPVYGANWYEYVNNTVTGWPTAQNYYWPGPPWESTGVTPLPVVLALHLVNQSVPEPWWYYTSQVPSSWYTSNDPFVYQTTTTTSTTTSTSTTTSTTTSTTTSTVTTTSVSTTTSVSTSVSTTTATVTTTVSSSSNTALYAIIAVVIIVIVIVAVILGLRRR